DNA from bacterium:
GAGAACAATCCCGAGTTCACGAAGATCCACTACACGAGCGCGGACACTCCCGAAGAGTGCGTGCTGCTGCACGCCTACGCGATGCACGGCGTCCAGATGGGCGTCGAAGTCATGCTCGAACCCTACGCTTCCTGGTACCGCGATCAGGATCTGCTGGGGATGTACGCCTACTACGCCGACCTGTTGCGTCTGCTCGACTGGCAGCGGCCAGGTGAGCGTTGGCTATTGAAAGCGCCCGCGCATATGTGGGGCATCGACGCACTCACGTCCACGTTTCCCGACGTATCCATCGTGTGGAGCCATCGCAATCCACTGGCCTGTATCGCGTCGATATGCAGCATGACCCACGTCCTCATGAAGAACAAACTCGAGATCGATTCGCACCTGCTGGGTCCTGTCGTCATGGATTTCTACGCGACCTCGCTCGAGCGGGGACTGCAAGAGCGGGATCGCCTGGATCCGGGGCGCTTTGTCGACGTGAGTCACGACGAATTCGTCGACGATTCCATGAAGGTGGCCGAGCGAATCTACGGGCAGTTCGATCTCCCTCTCCAGGGCGCCACCCGGGCGTCGCTGGTCGCGCACATCGAGAGCCACCCGAAGGACAGACACGGGACTCACGAGTACAAGCTGGATGACTACGGACTCACGTCCGACGCGATCCGAGAACGCTTTGCGGGCTACGCCGAGCGTTTCAAGATCGACATGGGTTGAGGAGGCCCGAGAAGATGGCGGACGATCCCGTTGGCAAGCTGGCTTCTGGTGAAGCCTGGAACGAATTCTGTGATCTCTTGAAGAAGGCCGGTGACGTCATCTTGCGCGAAGATCTCGGTGCTTCGGACTTCGATCGCGCCGAAGGCCTGCGCTATCTGACGCGACTGTTGAGGGCCGGCTTTTCGTCCTTCGCAGAAAGCACGGGTTCGGATCACCCGGTCTTTCGCGCCATGCCCGATCTGGTGAAGATGGGTCTCGACAATCCGGACAACTACTACGTGAGTGCGTCGGTGAAACCCAATTTCACGTACCGCATTCGCGGCCAGCGAGGCACGATTCACTACCTGAGTTTTGCGGCACAGAATCAGAACTTCGCGGCGAAGACCCGCATCAGCGGCGGAGCCGGGCATCTGAACGACTCGGAGCTCAAGTTGGAATCCGACGGTAGCTTCGAAATCATCGCGAGCCAGAAGCAACAAACGGGAAACTGGCTGCAGATGAATCCGGACACCGCCCAGATCCTGGTGCGACAGACTTTTCTGAATCGCGCGACCGAGCGAGCCGTAGACATCGAGATCGAGTGTCTCGACACGGCCGACAAAGCGCCTCCGCGTCTGGATCCCGAGCGTGTTCCCGGCCAGCTCATGGGCTCGGCGATGTACGCCATGGGGTGTGCGCAGTGGTTTGCCGACTGGGTCCTGGCCTTTCGCGACAAGGCGCCGGTCAATGCCTTTCATCTGCCGGACGAGGAAAACCACCGCCTCGTAGGCGGGGATCCGAATATCCGCATCTGGCTGGGCCTCTGGAGCCTGGCGGAGGACGAAGTACTGCTCATCGACGCACAGCCGCCGAAGTGCGACTACTGGAACTTCCAGCTGGGCAACGTCTGGGCGGAGTCGCTGGACTATCGCTTCGAACCAGTGCATATCAACAGTGCGGGCGCCCAGTACGCTGACGATGGCTCGTTCCAGCTCGCGATTGCATCCGAGGATCCGGGCCACCCGAACTGGATTTCCACGGCGGGCCACGATCACGGCACGATGTGCGTGCGCTGGGTGCGAGCCGACCAGCACCCCGAACCGCGCTGTCGCGTCGTCAAGCGCTCGGAGTTGCCAGCGGCGTAGCGCGAAAGGATTTCGGTTGGATCACGATCTGGACAAGTTCATCTCCGATAGCGCGCAGCGCGTCGACCACTACCTGGACAAGAGTCTGGCCCCCGTGGTGGATCCTCCGGAGATCCTGCACGAGGCGATGCGCTACGCCGTGTTCTCGGGTGGCAAGCGTCTGCGCCCGGCGATCTGCTTTGGCGCGGCGGTGGCGGCCGGTGCCAGTCCAGACGCAGCCCTGCCGGCGGCGGCTGCGGTCGAGCTGGTCCACGCCTATTCGCTGGTTCACGACGACCTGCCTTGCATGGACGATGACGACGAGCGCCGCGGCCGACCGACGGCCCACGTGCGTTTTGGTGAAGCAAACGCGCTGCTGGCCGGAGACGCCCTGCTGACCGAGGCCTTTGCGCAGCTGGGTTCCAGCGACCGAGCCGCGCCCCTGGTCGCCCAACTGGCTCGAGCGGCCGGTTCACGCGAACTGATTGGCGGTCAGGTCGACGACCTGGGCTGGGCGAGCGGCACGCCGACGTTTCACCGTGTGGTTTCCGTTCACCTGCGCAAGACGGCGGCGCTATTTCGATTCTCCGCGCTCGCTGGCGGGACTCTGGCGGGACTTGCCGGGACTGAACTCGAGTCGCTCGATCACTTCGGCCGGGCCTATGGACTGGCTTTCCAGACGGTGGATGATCTGGACGATCAGGGCGCCGAGGAATGCTCGATCCTCCAGGTCATGACGCCGAATGAGGCTCGAGCCCGTGCGTCCGAACTGGTCGAGGAAGCTCTCGAAGCATGTTCCATTTTCGGCGATCAGGCCTGGGTCCTCACAGGTGTGGCCGAAGCATTGGTCGGACGGCTACCGTAGGGAAAAATGAGTTCCATTCTCGATCAAATCCACAACCCCGCTGATCTGCGAGCCCTGCCCACTGAGCAGATGCCGGAGGTTGCTCACGCATTGCGCCAGGCGATCCTCGAGACGATTTCCAAGACCGGAGGGCATCTGGCGGCGAGCCTCGGAACGGTCGAGCTGACCACGGCGCTTCACTTCGTTTTCGATACCCCGCGCGACAAGCTCGTATGGGATGTCGGTCACCAGGGCTATCCGCACAAGATGCTCACCGGTCGTCGCGAGCAGTTTCCGACGATCGGCAAGAGTGGCGGAATGGGCAAATTCCTGCGCCGCCAGGAGTCGGTTTTCGACGTGTTCGGCGCAGGTCACGCGGGTACGTCCATCTCCGCGGCCACCGGTATCGCCGAGGCGATTCGCCGGCGGGGCGGAGAAGAGTGGACGATCGCTGTGATCGGCGACGGTGCGCTGACGGCGGGCATGGCCTACGAAGGCCTGAACAACGCCGGTTATCTGGGCCTGGACAAACTCGTCGTCGTGCTCAACGACAACGAGATGTCGATCTCGAAGAACGTCGGTGCCCTGACGAGTTTCCTCGCGCGTCGCTGGTCCGGTCCGCAGATGCGTCGCATGAAGCATTCCGTTAAATCCCTGCTCGAGTCGATACCTCGCGCGGGGGACGATCTACTCGAAATGGCGCGCCGCGCCGAGCAGAGTTTCAAGGGCTTCATCTCGCCGGCACATCTCTTCGAAGGTCTCGGCTTCAACTACATCGGACCGATCGATGGACACAATGTTTCGGAGCTGGTCGAGACTTTCAGTAATGTGCGCGACATCGTAGAGAACGAGCACCCGATACTCGTGCACTGTCGCACCGAGAAGGGTTACGGCTACGAGCCGTCCCAGGCCGACCCGATCAAGTACCACGGTGTGAGCAAGTTCGAGATGTCTTCGGGTACGTTTGCGAAGAGTGGCGAGGGTCCGCCTTCCTGGACCTCGATTTTCTCTGATGCTCTGATCGAACTCGCGGCGGAGGATGAGCGGATCGTCGGCATCACCGCTGCGATGGCGTCCGGAACCGGCCTCGATCGCTTCCAACAGGCGCTCCCCGAGCGCTTCTACGATGTTGGCATCGCCGAGCAGCACGCCGTGACCTTTGCCGCGGGTCTGGCCACCGAAGGCCTCAAGCCGGTCTGTGCGATCTACTCGACGTTCCTGCAACGCGCGTACGATCAGGTCGCGCACGACGTCTGCATTCAGAATCTGGATGTGACTTTCGTTCTGGATCGAGCGGGTCTGGTCGGCGCCGATGGGGCTACCCACCAGGGTCTGTACGATTTCTCGTATCTGCGCTCACTGCCGAACATGGTCGTGATGGCGCCCAAAGACGAGAACGAGTTGCGCCAGATGCTGCGCACCGCCATCGAGTATCCCGGCCCGGCCGCACTGCGCTTCCCGCGCGGGGCCTGTTTCGGACTGTCGCTCGATACCGAGATCAAGCCGCTGAAAATCGGGGAAGCCGAACTCCTGCGCGACGGTTCCGATGTTGCACTGATCGGCATCGGAAGTACGGTCTCGACGACGATCGAAGCCGCGGAAAAGCTGGGTGAAGTGGGAATCAGCGCAGCCGTTCTGAACGCTCGCTTCGTCAAGCCGCTCGATGCACGCTGGCTGGGCGAACTCGCACGCCGTTGCCGGGCGATCGTCACCGTCGAAGAACACTGTGGTGTGGGTGGCTTCGGTGACGCCGTGGCAGCTGAACTCGCCAGCCAGAACTCTCGCGTTCCACTGCGCGCGATCGGCATACCCGACGAGACGATCGAGCACGGCGATCCCGGACGGCAGCTCGAAGAAATGGGTCTCGACGCCGCGGGAATTGCTACAGCAGCGCGCGAGCTGCTGGGAGAGTAGGCGTCGGCGATGGCCAGAGGCCACGAACGACTCCCTCCGTCAAAGGGGCGGGTGCGTCTGGATCAGCGCCTGCTCGACCTCGGACTCGAAACCAGTCGGAATCGCGTGCGGGCTCGAATACTGGCCGGTGACGTGCGCCTGGGAGATCGCGTACTCGACAAGCCTGGAATGCTGGTCGATGCCGACTCCAGACCATCGCTGATCGCGCGCAGCCCTTTTGTGTCACGCGGAGGCGAAAAGCTGGCAGGTGCACTCGACGCTCTGCAGATCGACCCGAAGTCCTGGATTTGCGCGGATGTCGGCGCATCCACTGGGGGGTTCACGGACTGTCTGCTTCAGCGCGGAGCGGCCAGTATTCTCGCGATCGATGTGGGTTACGGTCAGCTAGCCCATCGATTGCGCGTCGATGGGCGGGTGCGGGTTCTCGAGCGCACGAACATCCGCCATCTGGAACTCGCAGATCTTGCCGGCCAACACGATCTGGTAACGGCTGACCTCAGCTTCATCTCGCTCCGGCTGGTTCTGCCGAAACTGCTCGAACTCGCCAAGCCCGAAGGGCGTCTGTTGCTGATGGTCAAGCCGCAGTTCGAACTCGAACGCGCAGACGTGGCTTCCGGCGGTGTCGTGCGCGATCCGGTCATGCGCGCAGCTGCAGCGACGCGGGTGCGCGAAGCCGCCGAGGCGTTGGGACTGCGTTGTATCGGACAGGTCGACAGCACATTGCCCGGGCCGAAGGGCAATATCGAGATCTTCCTGCTTCTCGAGCCCGGCGGATCTCCCAAATAGCGGAAAAGCAAAGCGTTTTGCAGGTGCGACCGGTCGGCGACCGGCGAGCGGCGAAAGAGTCGCTTGAACTCCGGCATTCCGTGCCTAGCCTGAGCACCTGCACCGCTTCCCGACGCGACCTGATGGGATGTGCGGGCTAGACTGTGAAGAGTCGGGAGGACCGAGATGATCACCGTGACTGAAACTGCAGCGGCCAAGGCCAAGGCCCTCATGGAACGCGACGGACGCGAGGGTTTTGGCCTGCGTCTCAAGGTCGTGGGTGGAGGCTGTAGCGGCCTGCAGTATCAACTCATGTTCGACGACCAGGTTGGGGAGTGGGACCAGGAAATCGAGCAGCACGGCCTGCGCATCTTCGTGGACTCCAAGAGCGCGGTCTACCTGGTGGGGACCAGCGTCGACTACGTCGACGACCTGAACGGCTCGGGTTTCAAGATCGAGAACCCGAATACCACTTCGACCTGCGGCTGCGGACAGTCCTTCGGCGCCTGATCCGAGCGCGCCTGCACTTCGCTCAGAAACTCGGCATGCGCCCGCGCGATAGCTGAGTCAGCGTGAACATGTCTTCAGGCACCTCTGCACCTACCAGAATGTTCCGTACCTTGCGGGTGGTTCGTCGACCCGTGCGCAGATCGAACATCTCGTCGCGCATCGGAACCCACCAATCGAAGTGCTTCACGAAGTGCTCGGGTTCCACCCGGTAGCGCTTCCAGAGTCCCTTGCGATCGAAATAGTCGGTTCGAATGATCACCGGGCGCTCCGTGGACAGCCACATCAGCATCATCTTGTAGGGGCCCGACATCGGACGCAATCGCAGTACCCGGCAGGGCTCGCCATCAATGAGGTCCGAGCCCAGTACTTCGATGCGGTAGTCGTCCGCTTCATGCGCGCGGAAGTCCTCGTAGGAAAAGTCGCTTCCGAAAAGCGGCCATCGATACTCACCGGCTGAAGCAGGTCTCACCTGGCCGCGACGGCCGTCGCCGACGTAGATCTTGTCGCGATCTCCCCGGGACTGCAGCAAGAGCATGCGAGGTGCTTTGCGGTCTTGGGTTGCTGAGTACAGGAGCGTGCGGGTCTCGCCGCCGCGCCGCTTGCGGCCGTACGCAAAGGTTACCGGCTGGGCGGGGCGGGCTCCGCGCACCATCGAAAGCTCGATTGCGGCCAGGACCCCGGGCGAGTAGAGGTTGTCAAAGGCCCGGTCGAGGGCCTTACGCGCCTGGGAGCCGTCTTCGAAACCGAGGAGAAATGGGACGAGCGAGAGGAGCAGGAGGCTTCGTGTGCGCATGATGCCTGTTTTCGAAGCGGTACCCGGGGTGGCGAGGGGGAGTTCCGCGGTCGTTCATTCGATTCGCCATGCCTCTGATCGGCAGCTCGAAGCCGAGCATGAGATCCGCAAAACAAGGTGTAATCTCACCGGCATGAGCGACGAAACCCCGATCTTTCTCGATCACCACTCGACGACTCCTTGTGACAGGCGCGTCGTCGAGGCGATGCTTCCATATCTGAGTGAGGAGTTCGGGAACGCGGCGAGCCGGACGCACGCGTTCGGCTGGCGCGCAGAGCAGGCCGCTGAAAATGCGCGTCGCCAGGTGGCGGGACTGATCGGCGCAGATGCGCGCGAGATCGTCTTTACCTCAGGCGCGACCGAATCGAACAATCTGGCGCTTTTCGGAGCGGCGCGCGCCGCACGGGTTCACGGCGATCACATCATCAGCTGTCAGACGGAGCATCCCGCAGTCCTGGATTCTCTGCGCGCCCTCGAACGCGAAGGCTTTCGCGTGACGAGGCTGGGCGTGAGCCCCGACGGTCTACTGCATCCGGGCAAACTCGAAGCGGCGATCGAGCCGGGTACGGTCCTGATTTCGATCATGCACGCGAACAATGAGATCGGCGTCATTCAGCCCGTTGCGCAACTCGCGGCGCTCGCTCGCGAACGCGGTGTGTTGTTTCATACGGACGCCGCGCAATCGGCCGGCAAGATTCCCGTCGACGTGAAGGCGCTGAGCGTCGATCTGCTCTCGTTTACCGCGCACAAGCTCTACGGCCCCAAGGGTGTCGGCGCACTCTTCGTACGACGTAGGCACCCGCGCATTCCGATCGAGCCGCTGATCCACGGAGGCGGGCATGAACGGGGTCTGCGGGCTGGAACTCTTCCTGTACCGCTCTGTGTCGGGTTTGGACGCGCGGCGGAGATTGCGCTGGAGTCCATGGAGAGCGACGCCTTGCAGCAACGCGATCTGCGCGAACGGCTCTGGAATCGCCTGGCCGCGGGTCTCGACAGCCTGGAACTCAACGGACATCCCGATCAGAGACTGCCCGGGAACCTGAATGTGAGCTTCCTTGGCGCGGAGGGAGAAGCGCTGCTTCTGGCCGTGCCAGGTGTGGCGCTGTCATCGGGTTCGGCGTGCAGTTCCGCGAAGCGCGAATCCTCACACGTGTTGCGCGCGCTGGGTGTGGGTGAGCTACGCGCACAATGTGCTTTGCGCATCGGCATAGGGCGCGGGAATACCGGCGAGGAAGTCGATGTCGCTGCCGATCAGCTGATCGAACAGACGCGACGCTTGCGCAAGCTGTCGCCTGCGTGGGACGAGCCGGGCCGCAGCGGCCGGCGCGGCCAGGGGCGTTGAGCGTTCCCTATAGTGAGTCGGTGCTGGAGCACTTCCGCAACCCGAAAAATGCGGGTCGCCTCGCTCGCCAGGATTTCGATGTCGGAACGGGTGACGCGCGGATCGACGCTTCGGGAGAACGGATCGTCCTGCAGGTGCGAGTTGCATCGGGACGTGTGCGAGAAGCGCGTTTCAAGGCATTTGGCTGTCCCGTGACGATCGCGTGTGCGAGCTTCGTGAGCGAAGCCGCGCTCGATCGGGATTCCGTGCAGTTGAGACGGCTGGGCGAGAGCCAGGTCGCGCAACGCCTGCAACTCGACCACGACCAGCGGCCGCTGGCGCGTCTGGCGCTTCGGGCGCTCAAGGAGGCGTGTGAGGATTTCGATGCCAAGCAGCGACCCTGAGTGCGTGCG
Protein-coding regions in this window:
- a CDS encoding sulfotransferase encodes the protein MSEVSFGEQEILDEVCAATGLSDFGSDYLDGFRMLLRTYDVNAYSEKGRRGNRRRLVQLLSTRQRIEKAFKEHPEIREREISAPMVLTGLPRSGTSALFSLLGADPAVRPLRMWETQFPDPMEGLEPGASDPRRDAIEAHFAKTRENNPEFTKIHYTSADTPEECVLLHAYAMHGVQMGVEVMLEPYASWYRDQDLLGMYAYYADLLRLLDWQRPGERWLLKAPAHMWGIDALTSTFPDVSIVWSHRNPLACIASICSMTHVLMKNKLEIDSHLLGPVVMDFYATSLERGLQERDRLDPGRFVDVSHDEFVDDSMKVAERIYGQFDLPLQGATRASLVAHIESHPKDRHGTHEYKLDDYGLTSDAIRERFAGYAERFKIDMG
- a CDS encoding DUF1214 domain-containing protein, giving the protein MADDPVGKLASGEAWNEFCDLLKKAGDVILREDLGASDFDRAEGLRYLTRLLRAGFSSFAESTGSDHPVFRAMPDLVKMGLDNPDNYYVSASVKPNFTYRIRGQRGTIHYLSFAAQNQNFAAKTRISGGAGHLNDSELKLESDGSFEIIASQKQQTGNWLQMNPDTAQILVRQTFLNRATERAVDIEIECLDTADKAPPRLDPERVPGQLMGSAMYAMGCAQWFADWVLAFRDKAPVNAFHLPDEENHRLVGGDPNIRIWLGLWSLAEDEVLLIDAQPPKCDYWNFQLGNVWAESLDYRFEPVHINSAGAQYADDGSFQLAIASEDPGHPNWISTAGHDHGTMCVRWVRADQHPEPRCRVVKRSELPAA
- a CDS encoding polyprenyl synthetase family protein, producing MARSSSRLHPRIRATRTGFPRRATITARCACAGCEPTSTPNRAVASSSARSCQRRSAKGFRLDHDLDKFISDSAQRVDHYLDKSLAPVVDPPEILHEAMRYAVFSGGKRLRPAICFGAAVAAGASPDAALPAAAAVELVHAYSLVHDDLPCMDDDDERRGRPTAHVRFGEANALLAGDALLTEAFAQLGSSDRAAPLVAQLARAAGSRELIGGQVDDLGWASGTPTFHRVVSVHLRKTAALFRFSALAGGTLAGLAGTELESLDHFGRAYGLAFQTVDDLDDQGAEECSILQVMTPNEARARASELVEEALEACSIFGDQAWVLTGVAEALVGRLP
- the dxs gene encoding 1-deoxy-D-xylulose-5-phosphate synthase, whose protein sequence is MSSILDQIHNPADLRALPTEQMPEVAHALRQAILETISKTGGHLAASLGTVELTTALHFVFDTPRDKLVWDVGHQGYPHKMLTGRREQFPTIGKSGGMGKFLRRQESVFDVFGAGHAGTSISAATGIAEAIRRRGGEEWTIAVIGDGALTAGMAYEGLNNAGYLGLDKLVVVLNDNEMSISKNVGALTSFLARRWSGPQMRRMKHSVKSLLESIPRAGDDLLEMARRAEQSFKGFISPAHLFEGLGFNYIGPIDGHNVSELVETFSNVRDIVENEHPILVHCRTEKGYGYEPSQADPIKYHGVSKFEMSSGTFAKSGEGPPSWTSIFSDALIELAAEDERIVGITAAMASGTGLDRFQQALPERFYDVGIAEQHAVTFAAGLATEGLKPVCAIYSTFLQRAYDQVAHDVCIQNLDVTFVLDRAGLVGADGATHQGLYDFSYLRSLPNMVVMAPKDENELRQMLRTAIEYPGPAALRFPRGACFGLSLDTEIKPLKIGEAELLRDGSDVALIGIGSTVSTTIEAAEKLGEVGISAAVLNARFVKPLDARWLGELARRCRAIVTVEEHCGVGGFGDAVAAELASQNSRVPLRAIGIPDETIEHGDPGRQLEEMGLDAAGIATAARELLGE
- a CDS encoding TlyA family RNA methyltransferase encodes the protein MARGHERLPPSKGRVRLDQRLLDLGLETSRNRVRARILAGDVRLGDRVLDKPGMLVDADSRPSLIARSPFVSRGGEKLAGALDALQIDPKSWICADVGASTGGFTDCLLQRGAASILAIDVGYGQLAHRLRVDGRVRVLERTNIRHLELADLAGQHDLVTADLSFISLRLVLPKLLELAKPEGRLLLMVKPQFELERADVASGGVVRDPVMRAAAATRVREAAEALGLRCIGQVDSTLPGPKGNIEIFLLLEPGGSPK
- the erpA gene encoding iron-sulfur cluster insertion protein ErpA; translated protein: MITVTETAAAKAKALMERDGREGFGLRLKVVGGGCSGLQYQLMFDDQVGEWDQEIEQHGLRIFVDSKSAVYLVGTSVDYVDDLNGSGFKIENPNTTSTCGCGQSFGA
- a CDS encoding outer membrane lipoprotein-sorting protein, encoding MRTRSLLLLSLVPFLLGFEDGSQARKALDRAFDNLYSPGVLAAIELSMVRGARPAQPVTFAYGRKRRGGETRTLLYSATQDRKAPRMLLLQSRGDRDKIYVGDGRRGQVRPASAGEYRWPLFGSDFSYEDFRAHEADDYRIEVLGSDLIDGEPCRVLRLRPMSGPYKMMLMWLSTERPVIIRTDYFDRKGLWKRYRVEPEHFVKHFDWWVPMRDEMFDLRTGRRTTRKVRNILVGAEVPEDMFTLTQLSRGRMPSF
- a CDS encoding aminotransferase class V-fold PLP-dependent enzyme, producing MSDETPIFLDHHSTTPCDRRVVEAMLPYLSEEFGNAASRTHAFGWRAEQAAENARRQVAGLIGADAREIVFTSGATESNNLALFGAARAARVHGDHIISCQTEHPAVLDSLRALEREGFRVTRLGVSPDGLLHPGKLEAAIEPGTVLISIMHANNEIGVIQPVAQLAALARERGVLFHTDAAQSAGKIPVDVKALSVDLLSFTAHKLYGPKGVGALFVRRRHPRIPIEPLIHGGGHERGLRAGTLPVPLCVGFGRAAEIALESMESDALQQRDLRERLWNRLAAGLDSLELNGHPDQRLPGNLNVSFLGAEGEALLLAVPGVALSSGSACSSAKRESSHVLRALGVGELRAQCALRIGIGRGNTGEEVDVAADQLIEQTRRLRKLSPAWDEPGRSGRRGQGR